A region of Fibrobacter succinogenes subsp. succinogenes S85 DNA encodes the following proteins:
- a CDS encoding OmpA family protein, producing the protein MAKNINVPGDFAKIADALGNADAGDTILVKRGVYNENITLIMGVVLKGEDPLSTIIDGGRRGPTVMGTSGAEMSHFTVRNGLEGILCENAAPYIHHCYVIDNHATGIGAFISLPWLRNNVVYGNRWSGILAWGAKSLDAYIEQNVVLRNGYSGLTLKGPTNLVARNNIFMENHYYGVFADPAAGQTKVEYNNIYKNYYPFNQFIKVNRTNVSLDPKFNNPSLGNPNFFCQSTSPMIKRGKGKLDIGLTATDVVKEEEAVEETRNPDTDGDGLCDPWVSEEGLSEKYAGVCTGFDNCPEEAEDFDGYQDDDGCPDADNDRDGLCDPWVEAKGMLSQYAHICKGVDLCPEQAESLNNYKDDDGCPDEVPQPPKKVFVLEGVNFESGKSTITQDSYISLMKVVDIMETFPEATFEIVGHTDNIGNKDKNMTLSADRANAVKNFLVEKGIAESRMTTQGMGDTKPVASNKTPEGRAQNRRIEFIRTDIK; encoded by the coding sequence ATGGCAAAGAATATCAACGTGCCTGGCGATTTCGCAAAGATTGCAGATGCTCTCGGAAATGCGGATGCCGGGGATACAATCCTTGTCAAACGCGGTGTTTATAACGAAAACATCACCTTGATCATGGGTGTTGTTCTCAAGGGCGAGGACCCATTGTCTACCATCATTGATGGTGGTCGCCGTGGTCCGACCGTCATGGGTACTTCGGGCGCTGAAATGTCGCACTTCACTGTGAGGAACGGTCTTGAAGGTATCCTTTGCGAAAACGCTGCCCCCTACATTCATCATTGCTATGTGATCGATAACCATGCAACGGGTATCGGTGCCTTTATTTCTCTGCCGTGGCTCCGCAACAACGTGGTGTACGGCAACCGCTGGTCCGGTATTCTCGCCTGGGGTGCTAAGTCTCTCGATGCCTACATCGAACAGAACGTCGTGCTCCGCAACGGCTATTCCGGCCTTACCTTGAAGGGTCCGACCAACTTGGTCGCCCGTAACAACATCTTCATGGAAAACCACTACTACGGTGTGTTTGCTGACCCGGCTGCCGGCCAGACGAAGGTGGAATACAACAACATCTACAAGAACTACTACCCGTTCAACCAGTTCATCAAGGTGAACCGCACGAACGTGTCCTTGGACCCGAAGTTCAACAACCCGTCTCTCGGCAACCCGAACTTCTTCTGCCAGTCCACCTCTCCGATGATCAAGCGCGGTAAGGGCAAGCTGGATATCGGTCTTACTGCAACTGACGTCGTTAAGGAAGAAGAAGCTGTCGAAGAAACTCGTAATCCGGATACCGATGGCGATGGCCTTTGCGATCCGTGGGTTTCTGAAGAAGGTCTCTCCGAAAAGTACGCTGGCGTTTGCACCGGTTTCGATAACTGCCCGGAAGAAGCTGAAGACTTCGACGGCTATCAGGACGACGATGGTTGCCCGGATGCCGACAACGACCGCGACGGTCTCTGCGACCCGTGGGTTGAAGCCAAGGGTATGCTTTCTCAGTACGCTCACATCTGTAAGGGTGTGGACCTCTGCCCGGAACAGGCTGAATCTCTGAACAACTACAAGGACGACGATGGTTGCCCGGATGAAGTTCCGCAGCCGCCGAAGAAGGTCTTTGTTCTTGAAGGCGTGAACTTCGAATCTGGTAAGTCCACGATTACTCAGGACTCCTACATCTCCTTGATGAAGGTTGTCGATATCATGGAAACCTTCCCAGAAGCTACATTTGAAATCGTTGGTCATACTGATAACATCGGTAACAAGGATAAGAACATGACCCTCTCCGCAGACCGTGCAAACGCTGTGAAGAACTTCCTTGTCGAAAAGGGCATTGCCGAAAGCCGTATGACTACTCAGGGCATGGGCGATACTAAGCCTGTTGCTTCCAACAAGACACCTGAAGGACGTGCGCAGAACCGTCGTATCGAGTTCATCCGCACGGATATTAAGTAA
- a CDS encoding tetratricopeptide repeat protein, giving the protein MLRTSFIKTSALGLAVASTSLFAEATYTPNKYQQNDWFAEFGGNTSMYVNPAGISETDQLEFSAAFFSTISGEASQEYVSLTYPIDYKHTLGFSLFENGASIEGGESYSEIAAMFGYSYRLFHLLSLGVSVDVLYINQFDELKQLTVGADVGLSWNPLASSKYGYLLIGASLQNILAPAVSEADGDGSFKFVFMGAADAYKIPTNLNLSLFYRGFNRLLEMKAEFSFIDIIHDSDEGGKGANLEMSFTLTYYLSSHLGVRARFTKEGYPVIGATVNVKDVSIFRYLALDLEMSHDDLWAKKNRGFVWAVKLTTRFGDTREEKIGEERYRRLKIEPENDYRAAMRLYLNRQFLEAAYAFGKVQTKYPAFHLVDQAAFYKAKSFENLRMHKAAKSVYEDAIKRYPQSDQRAKYHFQLMNIDYKEGKYTEAMTKYQNIAQKFGESDVKADADYVAGQIKFEQGLYQESVDLLASILPGNANYFYARYTMGIANSRMGKFDEAENCFRDITEQPVSNQSERDLQDAARVKLGHLFFSGEKPDIAAAAQMYGQVQKESPVFDEAMLGIAWSFLKVNKPDEAIKPAKWIISNLPESFLVSEAYLVIGYCHFMKKNYQDALEALTQAEKRTEQPIVSVASRDSARQAYDAMQSQFDSVQVLALDLARQLPTPRVESKREALRPTFNKANQAIEDYASFMQRSIQSDRFESNRKRILDDAGFTKATLLSKMGGAGGGTSKNSGASEMPSLEDDL; this is encoded by the coding sequence ATGTTGCGTACTAGTTTCATCAAGACGTCCGCTCTCGGACTTGCCGTAGCCAGCACTTCTTTGTTTGCAGAGGCAACCTACACGCCGAATAAGTATCAGCAGAATGACTGGTTTGCAGAATTTGGTGGTAACACCTCGATGTATGTGAACCCGGCTGGTATTTCTGAAACAGATCAGCTCGAATTCAGCGCTGCTTTCTTTAGCACCATCAGTGGCGAAGCTAGCCAGGAATACGTCAGCTTGACGTACCCGATTGACTACAAGCACACTTTGGGCTTCTCCCTTTTTGAAAACGGTGCTTCTATCGAAGGTGGCGAATCCTATAGCGAAATTGCCGCAATGTTCGGCTATTCCTACAGACTTTTCCACTTGCTCTCCCTCGGTGTCAGTGTCGACGTGCTTTACATCAACCAGTTTGATGAACTCAAGCAGCTCACTGTCGGTGCCGACGTGGGCTTGAGCTGGAACCCGCTTGCTTCTTCGAAGTACGGTTACTTGCTCATTGGCGCTAGCCTCCAGAACATCCTTGCTCCGGCTGTCAGCGAAGCTGATGGCGACGGTAGCTTCAAGTTCGTGTTCATGGGCGCTGCCGATGCTTACAAGATCCCGACAAACCTGAACTTGTCCTTGTTCTATCGCGGATTCAACCGTCTCCTTGAAATGAAGGCTGAATTCTCTTTCATCGATATCATTCATGATTCCGATGAAGGTGGTAAGGGTGCTAACCTCGAAATGAGCTTCACCTTGACCTACTACCTTTCTTCTCACCTTGGTGTTCGCGCTCGCTTCACTAAGGAAGGCTACCCGGTTATCGGTGCTACGGTTAACGTCAAGGATGTCAGCATCTTCCGTTACCTCGCTCTTGACCTTGAAATGTCTCACGACGACCTTTGGGCCAAGAAGAACCGTGGCTTTGTCTGGGCTGTCAAGCTCACGACCCGCTTCGGTGACACTCGTGAAGAAAAGATCGGTGAAGAACGTTATCGCCGCTTGAAGATCGAACCTGAAAACGACTACCGCGCTGCAATGCGTCTGTACTTGAACCGTCAGTTCCTCGAAGCTGCTTATGCCTTCGGTAAGGTTCAGACCAAGTACCCGGCATTCCACCTCGTTGACCAGGCTGCTTTCTACAAGGCAAAGTCTTTCGAAAACCTCCGTATGCACAAGGCTGCTAAGTCTGTCTACGAAGACGCTATCAAGCGCTATCCGCAGAGCGACCAGCGCGCTAAGTATCACTTCCAGTTGATGAACATCGACTATAAGGAAGGCAAGTACACGGAAGCTATGACCAAGTATCAGAACATTGCCCAGAAGTTTGGTGAAAGCGACGTGAAGGCTGACGCTGACTACGTTGCCGGCCAGATCAAGTTCGAACAGGGCCTCTATCAGGAATCTGTCGACCTGCTCGCCTCCATCCTCCCGGGTAACGCCAACTACTTCTACGCTCGCTATACCATGGGTATCGCCAACAGCCGTATGGGTAAGTTTGACGAAGCTGAAAACTGCTTCCGCGACATTACGGAACAGCCGGTTTCCAACCAGTCTGAACGCGACCTCCAGGACGCTGCAAGAGTTAAGCTCGGCCACCTCTTCTTCTCTGGTGAAAAGCCGGACATCGCAGCTGCCGCTCAGATGTATGGCCAGGTCCAGAAGGAATCTCCGGTATTTGACGAAGCTATGCTCGGTATTGCATGGTCCTTCCTCAAGGTCAACAAGCCAGACGAAGCTATCAAGCCGGCCAAGTGGATCATTTCCAACCTTCCGGAATCCTTCCTCGTGTCCGAAGCTTACCTCGTGATTGGTTACTGCCACTTCATGAAGAAGAACTATCAGGATGCTCTTGAAGCTTTGACTCAGGCTGAAAAGCGCACGGAACAGCCGATTGTGTCTGTCGCATCTCGCGATAGCGCTCGCCAGGCTTACGATGCAATGCAGAGCCAGTTCGACTCCGTTCAGGTTCTTGCCTTGGATCTTGCTCGCCAGTTGCCGACTCCTCGTGTGGAAAGCAAGCGCGAAGCTTTGCGTCCGACGTTCAACAAGGCTAACCAGGCTATTGAAGATTACGCTTCGTTCATGCAGAGATCTATCCAGAGTGACCGCTTCGAATCCAACCGTAAGCGCATTTTGGATGACGCAGGCTTTACCAAGGCTACCCTCTTGTCTAAGATGGGCGGTGCAGGCGGTGGAACCTCCAAGAACTCTGGTGCATCTGAAATGCCCTCGTTGGAGGACGACCTCTAA
- a CDS encoding tetratricopeptide repeat protein has protein sequence MKNLLLVSAIVCSMAGTSFAASDPCKDKTTEAKNLYAKCKSIGKGNAGYEQCASSYRVIKNQAEQACRSGGLDEQGMRDAIAQWERQVERCKGKVSNRCASSLQQLGHYQFQLEEKQFLDKNAQYEEDVAWCADRDNKPAKCANIGQFPKPDHQKSLGYFLEYIDKYPKEAKAPTVIYQAAAVQEASGEDDKAYKLRMQLVRDFPDNGLVPKAWLRIAEYHFMNRKFKDAIGAYKKVTGFENLTGKEAALAMYHLAESYYNTAEYEIAAKQYFDYIVGADKGKYPNDLRAEAMDFMAASFSDLEGGGVQEAEAFLRDKKVPFKDSVYYRIGMKNKDHDRNEEAVQSFKRLMNINPDYIDAPLADIAMIEILIVQQKFEDAQAHRYEVVKRYDRNSSWYKKNQKYPESVKNAEKAIRGAMLDIPQYHHAQAAKLTKEGDIEGGKRQYSKAIEAYEAFLKRYAKEPTWDEYKVHINLALVYQEMGQHANAAKMFNWIVETDTTRYGRREMGSGNLLTKDEAGYNAVLMMDQARENARKTKANDDAVQAYNLPETKAYFDQVDKYMAKFGKNKEAAELAYNAAIVHYDAKQFSVAVNVLRKLKKDFPKHQYILLISRMLAQSLLESNQLDESLTEFEWLLKQYKAKETRNDSMAAEIEKAIAYVLFQKAESSVKAGKNEAGAKAYLDLVKRYPNIDIADKAIFEAAAAYEATNQYKKAAETFMLLPKSYAKSPLTVKGILRAASNYKKDKQPVQAAKTFLFITDNFPQDSMAFSAIGFAAQTYDSIPDKKQAAITFELAYKRYPQNEETPSFLYSACLSYDEAKMTNEAIRCSKDLVRDYPKSSYAVDAAFSIPMAYANAKKWDLAIQEYRNFIKMYQEDKEKLIAAYIGIARAYRNVKDMESSVDAYKKTLEAYDKYGLQIKNADAAIPAEAAFYMGEYEYNKMVPVVLKGKEKEKAKIIKSLVEILQKAMGHYSKSAAYASEKWTFRATNKMGMLFVAMAAKIREQQLNGKKEEEKFAERIGIVQQLPSYYEQARPIFQKNIDLARDQGFYNKDVIAAEMGYIEMYYQGCAVFVEVADAFANSPLPDSALIVREYIGQGMVKDDAIMAAHEDLEAYREELNSRSDAAKQLAIPQCATGIKASAHYGIDNEWTTKLYETLRKLDEANEDLNVKIEKFDPSTLFADPTYFKLKARIEQIEQSDAMTLEEKVSTFRNIVKETKDDRTKLEEELAKLKEWTANPSLIPASERGVEAASESSSDEEVVEQTSKKGKKGKKAKSEAKKAKKKAKKGKKK, from the coding sequence ATGAAAAATCTATTGCTCGTTTCAGCAATTGTTTGCTCCATGGCCGGAACATCTTTTGCTGCATCGGATCCGTGTAAAGATAAGACTACCGAAGCAAAGAATCTTTACGCAAAGTGCAAATCCATTGGAAAGGGCAACGCTGGTTATGAACAGTGCGCCAGTTCCTATAGAGTTATTAAGAACCAGGCCGAACAGGCTTGCCGTTCTGGTGGCCTTGATGAACAGGGCATGCGCGATGCTATCGCCCAGTGGGAACGTCAGGTTGAACGCTGCAAGGGCAAGGTAAGCAACCGTTGCGCTAGCTCCTTGCAACAGTTGGGTCACTATCAGTTCCAGCTCGAAGAAAAGCAGTTCCTCGACAAGAACGCCCAGTATGAAGAAGATGTCGCATGGTGCGCTGACCGCGATAACAAGCCGGCAAAGTGCGCCAACATTGGTCAGTTCCCGAAGCCTGACCATCAGAAGTCCTTGGGCTATTTCCTCGAATACATCGACAAGTATCCGAAGGAAGCTAAGGCTCCGACCGTGATTTACCAGGCCGCTGCCGTGCAGGAAGCCAGTGGCGAAGACGACAAGGCATACAAGCTCCGTATGCAGCTCGTTCGCGACTTCCCGGACAACGGTCTCGTGCCGAAGGCATGGCTCCGTATTGCAGAATACCACTTCATGAACCGTAAGTTCAAGGACGCTATCGGTGCCTATAAGAAGGTGACCGGCTTCGAAAACCTCACGGGTAAGGAAGCTGCACTTGCCATGTACCACTTGGCAGAATCTTACTACAACACTGCCGAATACGAAATCGCTGCTAAGCAGTATTTCGATTACATCGTCGGTGCCGACAAGGGTAAATACCCGAACGACTTGCGCGCAGAAGCTATGGACTTCATGGCTGCTTCCTTCTCTGACTTGGAAGGTGGTGGTGTCCAGGAAGCTGAAGCTTTCTTGAGGGACAAGAAGGTTCCGTTCAAGGACTCCGTCTACTACCGCATCGGTATGAAGAACAAGGACCATGACCGTAACGAAGAAGCTGTCCAGTCCTTCAAGCGCTTGATGAACATCAACCCGGACTACATCGACGCTCCGCTCGCCGATATCGCCATGATCGAAATCTTGATCGTGCAGCAGAAGTTCGAAGATGCTCAGGCTCACCGCTACGAAGTTGTGAAGCGCTATGACCGCAACTCTTCTTGGTACAAGAAGAACCAGAAGTATCCGGAATCTGTGAAGAATGCTGAAAAGGCCATCCGTGGCGCTATGCTTGACATTCCGCAGTACCACCACGCTCAGGCTGCTAAGCTCACCAAGGAAGGTGATATCGAAGGCGGTAAGAGACAGTATTCTAAGGCTATTGAAGCTTACGAAGCATTCCTCAAGCGTTATGCCAAGGAACCGACTTGGGACGAATACAAGGTTCACATCAACCTTGCTCTCGTCTACCAGGAAATGGGTCAGCATGCTAACGCTGCCAAGATGTTCAACTGGATCGTTGAAACCGATACGACCCGCTACGGCCGTCGCGAAATGGGTTCTGGCAACCTCCTCACGAAGGATGAAGCTGGTTATAACGCCGTTCTCATGATGGACCAGGCTCGCGAAAATGCAAGAAAGACCAAGGCTAACGATGATGCCGTCCAGGCATACAACTTGCCCGAAACCAAGGCCTACTTCGACCAGGTCGACAAGTACATGGCAAAGTTCGGCAAGAACAAGGAAGCTGCAGAACTTGCATACAACGCCGCTATCGTTCATTACGATGCCAAGCAGTTCAGTGTTGCCGTGAACGTCCTCCGCAAGCTCAAGAAGGACTTCCCGAAACACCAGTACATTTTGCTCATCAGCCGTATGCTTGCTCAGTCCTTGCTTGAATCCAACCAGCTCGACGAATCCCTCACGGAATTTGAATGGCTCCTCAAGCAGTACAAGGCCAAGGAAACTCGCAACGACTCCATGGCTGCTGAAATTGAAAAGGCTATCGCTTACGTTCTCTTCCAGAAGGCTGAATCCTCTGTCAAGGCTGGCAAGAACGAAGCCGGTGCCAAGGCTTACTTGGACCTCGTGAAGCGCTACCCGAACATCGACATTGCTGACAAGGCAATCTTCGAAGCCGCTGCCGCTTACGAAGCCACCAACCAGTATAAGAAGGCTGCAGAAACCTTCATGCTCCTCCCGAAGAGCTATGCTAAGTCTCCGCTCACGGTTAAGGGTATCTTGCGTGCTGCAAGCAACTACAAGAAGGACAAGCAGCCGGTTCAGGCCGCCAAGACGTTCTTGTTCATTACCGACAACTTCCCGCAGGATTCTATGGCCTTCTCGGCAATTGGCTTTGCCGCTCAGACCTATGACTCCATCCCGGACAAGAAGCAGGCCGCTATTACCTTCGAACTTGCTTACAAGCGCTACCCGCAGAACGAAGAAACTCCGTCCTTCCTCTATAGCGCATGCTTGAGCTATGACGAAGCCAAGATGACCAACGAAGCTATCCGCTGCTCCAAGGATCTCGTCCGCGACTATCCGAAGAGCTCTTACGCTGTTGACGCTGCCTTCTCTATCCCGATGGCATACGCTAACGCTAAGAAGTGGGACCTCGCCATCCAGGAATATCGCAACTTCATCAAGATGTACCAGGAAGACAAGGAAAAGCTCATCGCTGCTTACATCGGTATCGCTCGTGCCTACCGCAACGTGAAGGACATGGAAAGCTCTGTTGACGCCTATAAGAAGACTCTCGAAGCTTACGACAAGTACGGCTTGCAGATCAAGAACGCAGACGCTGCTATCCCGGCTGAAGCTGCATTCTATATGGGTGAATACGAATACAACAAGATGGTTCCGGTTGTCTTGAAGGGTAAGGAAAAGGAAAAGGCCAAGATCATCAAGAGCTTGGTTGAAATCCTCCAGAAGGCTATGGGTCACTACTCCAAGTCTGCTGCTTACGCATCTGAAAAGTGGACCTTCCGCGCCACCAACAAGATGGGTATGCTCTTCGTGGCTATGGCTGCAAAGATTCGTGAACAGCAGCTCAACGGTAAGAAGGAAGAAGAAAAGTTTGCAGAACGCATCGGCATTGTGCAGCAGCTCCCGTCTTACTATGAACAGGCTCGTCCGATCTTCCAGAAGAACATCGACCTCGCTCGTGACCAGGGCTTCTACAACAAGGACGTGATCGCTGCAGAAATGGGCTACATCGAAATGTACTACCAGGGCTGCGCTGTGTTCGTCGAAGTTGCTGACGCATTCGCTAACTCCCCGCTTCCGGATAGTGCTTTGATCGTGCGTGAATACATCGGCCAGGGCATGGTGAAGGATGACGCTATCATGGCTGCCCACGAAGACTTGGAAGCCTACCGCGAAGAATTGAACAGCCGTTCTGATGCCGCTAAGCAGCTCGCTATTCCGCAGTGCGCAACCGGTATCAAGGCTTCTGCTCACTACGGTATCGATAACGAATGGACGACCAAGCTTTACGAAACCTTGAGAAAGCTTGATGAAGCTAACGAAGACCTCAACGTGAAGATCGAAAAGTTTGACCCGTCTACGCTGTTCGCTGACCCGACGTACTTCAAGTTGAAGGCTCGTATCGAACAGATCGAACAGTCTGACGCTATGACTCTTGAAGAAAAGGTCTCTACATTCCGCAACATCGTCAAGGAAACTAAGGACGATCGTACCAAGCTTGAAGAAGAACTCGCCAAGCTCAAGGAATGGACCGCTAACCCGAGCCTGATCCCGGCTTCTGAAAGAGGTGTCGAAGCTGCTTCTGAATCTTCTAGCGATGAAGAAGTTGTCGAACAGACCTCCAAGAAGGGAAAGAAGGGCAAAAAGGCTAAGTCTGAAGCCAAGAAAGCCAAGAAAAAGGCTAAAAAAGGCAAGAAGAAATAG
- a CDS encoding MotA/TolQ/ExbB proton channel family protein produces MSKLLQSFSPESDGYQFMWIILVVFIIGLGFSLERMTYIMIKSSKGRGKFMADFGKLVMQNQLEQALQFAKSSKLPIAKVMDAIVGAKLNCKDADKARDMMTAASDAVFLTEAPRLTRYISIISVMASISTLLGLMGTIYGLIYTFDAVANKPASERAKALADGIAIAMGTTLLGLLSAVPLLVIVGLLNMNSERLIQEMEEKGLKIINSLA; encoded by the coding sequence ATGTCTAAATTGCTTCAATCCTTCAGCCCTGAATCTGATGGTTACCAGTTCATGTGGATCATCTTGGTCGTGTTCATCATCGGCCTCGGTTTCTCCCTCGAACGTATGACCTACATTATGATTAAGAGCTCCAAGGGCCGCGGTAAGTTCATGGCCGATTTCGGTAAGCTCGTCATGCAGAACCAGCTCGAACAGGCTCTCCAGTTTGCTAAGAGCTCCAAGCTCCCGATTGCTAAGGTTATGGACGCCATCGTTGGTGCCAAGCTCAATTGCAAGGATGCTGACAAGGCTCGCGACATGATGACTGCTGCTTCTGACGCAGTGTTCCTCACTGAAGCTCCGCGTCTCACTCGTTACATCTCCATCATCTCCGTTATGGCTTCCATCTCCACGTTGCTCGGACTTATGGGTACGATTTACGGTCTGATCTACACATTCGACGCTGTTGCTAACAAGCCGGCTTCTGAACGCGCTAAGGCTCTTGCTGACGGTATTGCTATCGCTATGGGTACGACGCTCCTCGGACTTCTCTCTGCAGTTCCGCTCCTCGTTATCGTTGGTCTTCTCAACATGAACTCCGAACGCCTCATCCAGGAAATGGAAGAAAAGGGCCTCAAGATTATCAACTCCCTCGCATAA
- a CDS encoding ExbD/TolR family protein: MAKNIKKPGKVEEPDLLPAMGLFTILIPMLLTMTAFSKLAIVEVNLPERSQMIMDNDVPPPPDEQALNLSLAIANNYLVIGARGGFQPNVYFKEMWTFRCKSDAQLVTYPMEDVKAAVESGHGPKCKDGSEMDKEKYLYEIETIELWAIQKESEEDPGKVIWAAYKNDGSSEEAHADSAYVDGANNFLSLPGEGAMGMQKPAALKAPTPGMAVATLQPNSARTLKPGDKTMVYPLSAYDLIAKDLIAIHTQFIDLDDVDNIIIVANDDTQFDKIIQLMDRAKEAGFSKINLAKLGG; encoded by the coding sequence ATGGCAAAAAATATCAAGAAACCAGGAAAGGTCGAAGAACCGGATTTGCTTCCGGCGATGGGCTTGTTCACCATCTTGATTCCTATGCTTTTGACCATGACTGCTTTCTCCAAACTCGCCATTGTCGAAGTGAACCTGCCTGAACGCAGCCAGATGATCATGGACAATGACGTGCCGCCTCCACCTGATGAGCAGGCATTGAACTTGTCACTCGCTATCGCTAACAACTACCTTGTTATCGGTGCACGCGGTGGTTTCCAACCGAACGTCTATTTCAAGGAAATGTGGACGTTCCGTTGCAAGTCTGATGCTCAGCTCGTTACGTATCCGATGGAAGACGTGAAGGCTGCTGTTGAAAGTGGACATGGACCGAAGTGCAAAGATGGTTCCGAAATGGACAAAGAGAAGTATCTCTACGAAATCGAAACCATCGAACTCTGGGCTATTCAGAAGGAATCTGAAGAAGACCCGGGTAAGGTCATCTGGGCCGCATATAAGAACGACGGTAGCTCTGAAGAAGCTCATGCCGACAGTGCTTATGTAGACGGCGCCAACAACTTCTTGTCCCTTCCGGGTGAAGGCGCAATGGGTATGCAGAAGCCGGCCGCTCTCAAGGCTCCGACTCCGGGCATGGCTGTTGCAACGCTTCAGCCGAACTCTGCCCGCACTCTCAAGCCGGGTGACAAGACAATGGTTTATCCGCTCTCCGCATACGATCTCATCGCTAAGGACTTGATCGCAATCCATACTCAGTTCATCGACTTGGACGACGTTGATAACATCATCATCGTTGCAAACGACGACACTCAGTTCGACAAGATCATCCAGCTCATGGACCGTGCTAAGGAAGCTGGTTTCAGCAAGATCAACCTTGCAAAGTTGGGAGGTTAA
- a CDS encoding ExbD/TolR family protein gives MARKSRKYSEDVPFSLTSMMDMMTIILVFMIKNMDAEGQLLTQAENLILPISTSKVQPKEVSLTVVVDANYVIVDNEKVVPTADVLAQEDLLVTKVDEILKDRRAIEQEHALKMGLPADEAGHIIVQIDKNIPYDAMYKVMATCGFSGYTNIAFAVMEKNGGEE, from the coding sequence ATGGCTAGAAAATCTCGTAAGTATAGCGAAGACGTACCTTTCTCCTTAACGTCCATGATGGACATGATGACCATCATCTTGGTGTTCATGATCAAGAACATGGACGCTGAAGGTCAGCTCTTGACCCAGGCAGAAAACTTGATTCTTCCGATCTCGACCTCCAAGGTCCAGCCGAAGGAAGTGTCTTTGACTGTCGTGGTCGATGCTAACTACGTTATCGTTGACAATGAAAAGGTCGTGCCGACCGCTGACGTTCTCGCTCAGGAAGACCTCCTCGTTACGAAGGTGGACGAAATCCTGAAGGACCGTCGCGCTATCGAACAGGAACACGCTCTCAAGATGGGCCTTCCTGCAGACGAAGCTGGTCACATCATTGTCCAGATTGACAAGAACATCCCGTATGATGCGATGTATAAGGTCATGGCCACTTGCGGCTTCTCCGGATACACGAATATCGCATTCGCCGTGATGGAAAAGAACGGCGGGGAGGAATAA
- a CDS encoding AgmX/PglI C-terminal domain-containing protein — translation MAKKNIDPFIASLMPESDKKMGAIAGVSLVIALAMCIWASMYEQVVAEVVFDNADSVDLTTSMQIEQKEEKKEEKKKPEPKKPRKKAGGGGKPRGKGQPNAPQTRGVLKLLTAQTKNASAAAYDLMKNQKFTKDIDKVLKDVAGLQTTGKTVLGGRRGKANGGFNEGYAEGGSGGIGDGLAGLLGGGGGGIATKAKGSIKTPSMRDIDMGAGGGSRSAADIMKVVRQRTPGLRHIYNKCLKKKPGFQGKVTLKFTIAPGGEIISISTVSSTTGFSEFDTEVKNAVSRWTFSKVKSGNTTVTIPFTFSE, via the coding sequence ATGGCAAAGAAGAACATAGATCCGTTTATTGCGTCGCTCATGCCGGAATCCGACAAGAAGATGGGCGCAATCGCCGGTGTCTCTCTTGTGATCGCTTTGGCTATGTGTATTTGGGCTTCCATGTACGAACAGGTCGTTGCTGAAGTCGTCTTCGACAACGCTGATTCCGTGGACCTTACTACTTCCATGCAGATTGAGCAGAAGGAAGAAAAGAAGGAAGAAAAGAAGAAGCCCGAACCGAAGAAGCCTCGTAAGAAAGCTGGTGGCGGTGGTAAGCCGCGCGGTAAGGGACAGCCGAACGCTCCGCAGACTCGCGGCGTGCTCAAGCTCCTCACTGCTCAGACCAAGAATGCCTCTGCTGCTGCTTATGACTTGATGAAGAACCAGAAGTTCACCAAGGACATTGATAAGGTGCTCAAGGACGTCGCTGGTCTCCAGACTACGGGTAAGACCGTTCTCGGTGGCCGTCGCGGTAAGGCTAATGGTGGCTTCAATGAAGGTTACGCAGAAGGTGGTTCCGGTGGTATCGGTGACGGCCTTGCAGGTCTCCTTGGCGGTGGTGGCGGTGGTATCGCTACTAAGGCTAAGGGTTCCATCAAGACTCCGTCCATGCGTGATATCGACATGGGTGCCGGTGGTGGTTCTCGTTCCGCTGCAGACATCATGAAGGTTGTCCGCCAGCGTACTCCGGGTCTTCGCCACATCTATAACAAGTGCCTGAAGAAGAAACCGGGATTCCAGGGTAAGGTTACCTTGAAGTTCACGATCGCTCCGGGTGGCGAAATCATCAGCATCTCTACTGTTTCTTCGACGACTGGTTTCAGCGAATTCGATACCGAAGTCAAGAATGCAGTTAGCCGCTGGACCTTCAGCAAGGTGAAGTCCGGTAACACGACGGTTACGATTCCGTTCACGTTCTCCGAATAA